Sequence from the Seonamhaeicola sp. ML3 genome:
ATAAAATCAAAGTTTTATCAGAACAATGCGGACTTACAACACAAAATAGAGCAATTAAACAACGAACCTTTTTAGTTTCTTCTGAAATTTTTCAAGATTTTAAGCGACTATGATTAAATATTCGTTTCAAAAGACTTCTATGAAAAATATTTTACTTGTTTTAATTCTATTTTCCGCCTACCAGATATCATATTCGCAGTGCTCTACTACTGCTACAAATTTTGGAAATAACACGGTTGGTTCCTACGAGGTTACTGGAGACGTAACGGTAACTTATAACGCCAATAATACCGTAACATTAGATTTAGGGTCTAATTTCATGACAGCCAGTGGTCCAGATATTAGAGCATATTTAATTAATTCGAACGGCTTATCTGATTCGGCTCTGCAAAGCACACCTGTAACCAGTTTAATTAATATTGAATTCGGACTTGTGGGATGTACAGGGTGTACTCCAGCAATTCCTGCCAATGGCGCTAAATCGTTTACTGTAGCCATCCCAAATGGGCAAGACATCAGAGATTATGATAAAGTATTCTTTTATTGCCTAGAATTTAAT
This genomic interval carries:
- a CDS encoding DM13 domain-containing protein; its protein translation is MKNILLVLILFSAYQISYSQCSTTATNFGNNTVGSYEVTGDVTVTYNANNTVTLDLGSNFMTASGPDIRAYLINSNGLSDSALQSTPVTSLINIEFGLVGCTGCTPAIPANGAKSFTVAIPNGQDIRDYDKVFFYCLEFNAFWDFGSFTSFSNLNCNLLSINDIELEALVKVYPNPASDKITIDNSTQLPVSVSIFSILGKEILKTENFSISNKKINLSSLKAGVYLLRVTSDNKTYTSRLIKQ